TATTGTAGTACCAAGTGCCACGCAGCATCCAAAGTTTTTAACTtccttcaaattttgaaaataactcGTCAGaacttccatttttttctttccctatAATTCCTTGTGTTCCTGTTTAAATATCCTCCACGTTTTATGAAAATATCAAGCAAAACCAAATATAGTTGAAAGTAAGCTCACTGCCTTTCGAAGGcagataataattatgtcaTGTCAAGTGTTATACAAAGCACACTAACAAAAGGGAGCGGACTATGAAACATCAAAGTTATTAGCTGCTGGGCTAAAATGCATAacttaatttgtaatttgcagTTTTATAGCATACAAAATTTACGGACTCACCAAAACGTTTAAGGTATCATGTGCGACTTAAGATAAATTTCTTTCACGGcagatgaatttgaaaattagcAAGGTTAAAGAAAGTGGTATTCAGCCTGTGTAGTTCGCAGGGTTTCATTGTTAGGTGCTCCCTTTTGTCACAGTTAAGCAACTCACTTAAATGCAGCTAAGGCCAAAGCACCCAAATGTGATATCCACGAGCTCTGCTACCTTCACTATTGGACAAAACATGTTGTGAAGAAACTTCATAACACTCTTAAATCTCTTAAGCATGCCTTTTTCTTTCTACTTCCCCTTATCcaatgttataaaaaaaaaacactccacTTATGTCTAACAGTTTTGTCCACGATTGTAGATGCGATAGGTTGCTAGCTGAGAGCCCTTACTTTGTTTGCACATACACCACATATATCAACTTATTGTTAAAACCCCATTTGCTATGATCGAAAGGACTTAATGTTTAGAGGGATGTAACGAATAAAATTAATAGACTTAAACCAAAAAGGGGCATGGAAAGGCTGTACTCTAAAGCAGAACTGAAAGGTTCTTAAAGGTTCTTACCTAGGAAATCTGGGGTGCTCAGCTCGTATTGGTCAACTTTCATAAAACAAAGTGAACCAAGTTGCCCGAAGAAAATCCTGGTTGCCTGAGGTACCCGGTGACTACCAGGGCACAGCCCTGCACCGAAATCAGAGAAGAGCAGCATATAATTTTTCAGTATATGCTTGACAAACAGTAGTCCAAACATTTTTAACATACACTGTAAGGTTAACTTATCTTAATTTATATACTGTAATTGTCTTTCTTATAATTCTTCAGAAGCTTGCTTGCTTGTTGTGTAGTTAACTTTCACCAAGAGTGTTGTCCCGGAGCactatttcattttcttctttccttttctttcttcacaGAATACGCCTGTACAAATCTGGCAGCAGGGGTAGCCTCTTGAAGAAGGTGGCCAAAAATTTTCCAGATGCTACACAATTGTTGCAAAAGTTCAAAGGAGGCACATCCAAAAGGGTGTACATTATCCTGAAGAATGATAATGAGACTGGAGGTACTAACATTTGACTGTTTCATTTACTCACAGACACTTGAAACTCCTTCTTTTCCTTTCAGTTCTATATAGTTCTgtatgcaaataattatttgcctgAATTAAAGAGTTGAGACTTGTACCAGCCCACCTTTTCAAACAGCAGAGTACTACGTCACTCAATAACAGCTGACACCTGTAAATTGTTTGACAGTAACTTTCTTACTACTTTGCCCTTCGGGCAACCAGTTTTGTTATTTGGTTGCCCACCTTCTAAAGACCTGTTGCCCATTAAAACTCAAAGGAAGCTTGTAAAAATATCAATTTTGTGTAAAACGAGTGTAAAATGAGTTTGCCAGACCAACGTGACTCCTGCTGTGTGTCCATGGTGTTCTAGTAGCCTTCACAGTTTTACTTCAGGTTTTGAATTAAGTTCTATTTTGTCCCGATTAGTATGCTTTTTAATCCTTTGAAAACTGGTAGAAATTGCGTTACAAAAGGTAGAATTTTCTTATGCGCTTGTTCGATGTCAAAGTATATATATTTGGCCGTGCGAAGACTGATTGATTGTAACAAACATTCTTTTTGTGCGGAGAAAGATGGTGCCTACGAACATGTTCCTCTTTCCAGTCTGTTTTGAGGTTGTACCATCATATTTTTAACAGAAACAAATGAGAGTAAGGAGATGtagcattcattttttaaatcTGCGGTGACTTTGTCATAGTTATTACTAGTCACTTTCTTCGTTGAAAATCAAATCCTTCCGCAAAATATTAGCTGATCAAAAATTCTGATTGCCTGATCAGGCAAGTGTTGAGTTGTTTTACTTGCCCACAGATATATTTCACTTGCCCCAGCCAATTGGGCAAGCGTTAGTTAGTTATGAAGTTTACATAACAGAGACAAGTACCTCATGTTGCCAGCTGAGTGCTATCATTTCCAGTTACTTTATGCAAACTCGTTATGTCTCAATTACTTTCATTTTCACAGAAAGGTCCAACTCTGAAAACCAAGCAGCACGAGCATCTGCCATACATAGACGGTCAAATGCAGTTGTACCTAGAGATACTGGTATGTAAACATGTAGGACAGACATCCACCTCCACTTGCATTCCCATTTCACCACTAAAAAAGAATCaacaaaaaacacaacagaagaaaaaaatcgaAGGACATTATACAAAACAACccaactgaattgcaaaggtgAAATAAGCATCTGATAGACAACCTCTTTGTTGAAATTGCAGTATTTACTCCCTTGTGACCCCTATCCGATAAGAACTtgccaattttaaaaacaagaatgaaacaATAGACTGAGACCTTTTTATCAAAACCAAGgcattgataaaaaaaatgaacattccTTTTACCAGCTGCAACAAGACAATACTTGACTGCCCTAAGTCAGTCCACTAGTACACAGCAGACGGACAGTGGTAAGTTTTGATAGGAAACATGCCAGAGAAAACTAAACCAAAATTACATTTTGGTTTGTATACTTACAAAATGGGTATAACAAACCCAAAATTTGCCAAAGAAGTGCAATAAAATgaggaaaatgaagaaacatTTATACCAAAAACAATATTCCTTTTGAAGGCAACTCAGGAAAAAGAGGAATGAAAGTTCtagttttattttgattaataTTAGAGCTTCCTCTATACCACCAACTATTGATCACTAGCAAGGTGAGCAATTTTTACCTTTTCCACTATCACTATTTTCACCATAATATAGATTTACAATCCATACGTATTACTTTTGGTATGCTTTTCCCTTCCCTATTTGTGAGCACCTGAAGTTGTTGAAGTATTCTCTtcatatttttctgtttttgctaCATACATGTAAAGCAAAATTTGTATGAACTCTTAAAATATACGCTCTTTATATTGATAGTGTTTTCTTAAATTTCTATCAGACTCAAACACGCCAAACATGGAAGATGGTAAGCAACAACTGTATTCTGGCAGTCATCATTACAATAAATACCTTTttccatcaaatttaaaaaacctAGGAaagactataataataattattatgaatatcGCCAAAAAGAAGTAACGTGCATGTTGGACATTAGTTGAACTAACCCATTAATATAAGTCAGCATGACACTTGGAATTCTTTAATAATAGCGAGCCACGTGATTCCTCTTGGAAAACATCCACCCATGCTTGTTTATTGCTCTTCTCATTAATTTGATATGATATCTTTGAACCAGTACATTAGTACGGTATATTGTTGCAGTCAATAAGcttagaaaaaataatgaatgagTGCAAATAAAAGCTGTCGTGTTCTTACTCTGCTGAGCCATCACacctaaaattaattttcactcAGACTAGGTTTGGAAGTATACATGTAATTAATATCTGCTCATGATCTGTTAATGCGTATTTCAACAGATGCTAATTTACTACAGAGTCCGTTTGAAGACGTGATAGATGTGGACCTTACTCAAGGTATGTCATTTAAATTGTTGGCTGTACAGATTactgtgttattaaagaatATAATTGCATGTAAGTCATGTGTCAATCTCAGAGTTGTtaggaaatttttttcttgtgttctgCCAAAAACATTCTTAATAGGCAGTTTATCTTGAAGAGGGTGCTCCCGACTTTCATCTAAAAATCACGTGTACTACCCAGGGCAGATGCCATAattttaaccacaataatattgattaaTGTCAATGTATATTTCAACAGATCTTGATTTATCTCAGAGTTTGCATGCAGAAGTTATAGATGTGGACCAGAGTCATGGTAGGACCTTAGAGTTAGTCCGTGCAATGCAACCTTAAGGAGAATCGAAAAGGGTTTTCAACTGAGCATGCGAGTGTAAGCCGCACACAAGTCGTAAGCTGCTCACGTCAGTTCATGATTCAAATGGGTCAccagaaataaacaaatactgctaagttcagtcaccTTTCTGCTAATCCCTGTATGTGTAGAATGTAAATAGACATCTCCTATTCACAAAAACTAAGAAAATTCTGCGCAAATGGTCTAATGGTCACTTAAACCGGTTTCATTGTGATAAATATAATGTGAGAAATCTATGGGTACTTAATACCCTGGCCGAATTTCGTGTTGATATGATTACCCTAACTGTATCTACGGACATAATATAtctatttgtttgaaaaaaggagAAGCTATTTCAAAAGCTATTTCAAGCCTCCTTACACTAAACCATTTACTGTGTGACATCATTAAATTAATCAACAGTATGATCATGTTTTAAATTAAGAAGGAGCTTCTGCAAACAATGatatactaataattatattgacAAAATTCTTTGGACTTTTACTAGGATACCTAACAACAAACAGTGTATCACATTCTCTAATCAAAAAATTATACTGTTTCACAGGTTGGAAATTATCATGACTGGGTGAATTGCAGCCTGTAAAATAACGGTTGGCTCCTTTTCTCAGATGCGTACTGTCCATAACACAACACCCCctccaaaaataaattatatacaatGTACTTTTAATAACTGGGCTTACTACTTCTTAGGAAGACATGGATATTACTTATTTTAATAatctacacaaaaacaatgaaatgatCTGCATTTATAAATGTGTCATTCATTACTCAGTACAACAAGGATATAAATCATCTGCAACAGCAACTGGAACAAGAGCTGTATCCAGTCATACCGAAGGTACACAGTATGAGTTATGTGCTATTCACCAAAGAGGAGTTGGCTAGTAGTGGATATTTGCTGAGTCACAGTGCGGCAAGGTAATATCCACCCCTTACCCCAAACACTTAGGTGAATAGCTGTAGTATTATATACTAAACCAGTGTGATAATGtacatggatttctagtttctaaacaaactgtggtgctgtgtcagtGGGAGAGATGATAATGTACATGGTGCatgaaactgaatattttgaaCTCAATTATTCctgtcaacaattattatttagttttttgacatgctttttctTTGAGGTGAATAGCCCTTACTATACCATGCTGTGGTAATTAGGGTGTATGAACACTATCCACCATTTGAGAATATGCCATAATAATAGAATGCTTAGTTAACTACAGAGTcaataatgtaaattgaccaccgtacagagattgaaaagctgacgtttcgagcgttaacccccTCGTCAGAGCGACGATAATTGTTGACATTCGCTCGATATAATTCAACAATAATTGTTgacattcgctctgatgaagggctaacgctcgaaaagtcagcttttcaatctctgtacggtggtcaatttacattatcaactctgttgataaaccaaattttcgtgtatcactccccaccgacgcagcaccacagtttctttagaaactaatcccctttactaaTTTGTTAACTACAGTTGTGAAGAAAACAGAATCACATACATCAAGTTAACCAAAAGAAGCAGTTTGCTCCTTTTACCCTGCCATAGAAGGACCATTCTAATTTGCTGTTGCACCCCAATCTTTAATATCTTGagtttacatttcaaaatcccacaatttttatagcattttaaattttgacactGCCTACCATAATATCACTAACTTTCAAATGTGCATTGTTCATTGTGTAAGGTCCATGCTTGTTACCTTGTTTAGGTATTCTTGGAACACCCTTCTACAGCGAAGGCACCAAAGGTAAAGTAATGTATGGTCCGTATTTATGGTTGTTTTATAGGTAACCTGCACACTATAATGTAATTTGTAAATTATGTGTATTCTAAAGAATTGTAATTCATCGcctttttcttcataatttttttttgttatatagATGTTGTCGTCAAGATAAAGTTTCAGTGTTAATGACATTTTGAAATACTACAGTTCCTTATTGGTTTCAAAATATGTCTTCACTAATATGTTAAGGATGTAAAtcattattgtaaattattattagactCGTGCTAATTAAGGTGCAAGGTGTGTTTTTGCATAGTCAGCCAAAGTGATGTATGTGTTACATGCAGCTTCGTAGAAACAAATATTCATaagcaataataattgtccTGATTACACGTTATTCTGTAGTCCTCAAAACGTACTAGAAactttaattattgtaaatcGATTTAGTTTCTTATTGCTGCAGTAGGTAGGTTCGGCCTAAACTAATGATTGCTTCTTTTCTTATGAATTTCATCTTTAATATAGTTGGCACAGTGAAAGAAAACCTGTCTCCCCACGGGTTGGGAGGTAAGATAAACTTTTAATGCAAACCACGCAAAGCTTTTGCGTGATATTTTAAGCTTATACATGTAGATGTAAGGCCTTTATGGAAGAAAAATTATGACTGGaatttgttttcgttgtttacCTTGAAGACAGTTCCAACTTACCTTCGCGAACGAACGAAGTCATTCGTTTGGAAAAAGGGCTTCTGGCTGCCTGCAAGGGAGAGGACACATTCTTGCCGTGTTTTCTGATTGACTCTTTCCACGAGGTAAAGTTATG
The window above is part of the Acropora muricata isolate sample 2 unplaced genomic scaffold, ASM3666990v1 scaffold_707, whole genome shotgun sequence genome. Proteins encoded here:
- the LOC136906335 gene encoding uncharacterized protein; this translates as MHFGRVSYLSGMAESSSSSDSERHGSPPAARTGPKCSRTFVWLRELPKAIPRGRPWDELNREGRVKEIEFGKKFTERHMRDKIKENFPELAEADFTRIRLYKSGSRGSLLKKVAKNFPDATQLLQKFKGGTSKRVYIILKNDNETGERSNSENQAARASAIHRRSNAVVPRDTAATRQYLTALSQSTSTQQTDSDSNTPNMEDDANLLQSPFEDVIDVDLTQDLDLSQSLHAEVIDVDQSHVQQGYKSSATATGTRAVSSHTEGILGTPFYSEGTKVGTVKENLSPHGLGDSSNLPSRTNEVIRLEKGLLAACKGEDTFLPCFLIDSFHELCWQAREVNKPMGIILLNPEKENMATREGMSDKSVQ